The following proteins are co-located in the Desulfoscipio sp. XC116 genome:
- a CDS encoding DUF2087 domain-containing protein, whose amino-acid sequence MNISDLCWSATIDELKRGYVEAEEYYICLLCGKKIEKGIVYPRESILYEAEKYMRIHIAEEHRSVFDCLMQQDRRLTGLTEHQKNLLQLFYRGKSDGEVQKEMGIGSASTIRNHRFILKEKERQAKMFLVLMELLKDKNKRSPGYLPPHKTVGTVDDRYNITQEENGKILVKCFPQGTDGRLKTLDIKEKSKLVVLREIAKRFEAERVYSEKEVNEILKTAYDDFVALRRYLIDYGFLDRKPDGSRYWLKGEADGMEERDVDRKKELKLQYKEMKTEGGVYQIKNIKNQKMFVTATPNLRTINGRKFSLKNRGHKNKELQEEWNQFGEDAFVFEVLEVLEEKKEGYFNKKDELEKLEEKWLEKLQPYGERGYNKEKKRGKSKRTPGKPISG is encoded by the coding sequence ATGAATATTTCTGATCTGTGTTGGAGCGCGACCATTGATGAACTTAAAAGAGGATATGTCGAAGCTGAAGAATACTATATATGCCTGCTATGCGGTAAAAAAATTGAGAAAGGGATTGTATATCCCCGGGAAAGTATTCTATATGAAGCCGAAAAGTATATGCGTATTCATATTGCAGAGGAGCACCGGTCGGTGTTTGATTGTCTGATGCAACAGGATAGAAGGCTCACCGGTCTGACGGAGCATCAGAAAAACCTGTTGCAGCTTTTCTACCGGGGAAAAAGTGATGGGGAAGTACAAAAAGAAATGGGTATCGGCAGTGCTTCCACCATTCGGAATCACCGTTTTATATTAAAAGAGAAAGAACGCCAGGCTAAAATGTTTCTGGTGCTAATGGAACTCCTTAAAGATAAAAATAAGCGTTCACCGGGCTATTTGCCGCCACATAAAACGGTCGGGACGGTAGATGACCGTTATAATATAACCCAGGAAGAGAATGGGAAAATACTTGTTAAATGCTTCCCCCAAGGAACTGACGGCCGATTAAAAACTTTGGATATTAAGGAAAAAAGCAAGCTGGTTGTGCTAAGGGAAATCGCCAAACGATTTGAGGCGGAGAGGGTCTACAGCGAAAAGGAAGTTAATGAAATACTGAAAACAGCTTATGATGATTTTGTCGCCTTGCGAAGATATTTAATTGATTATGGATTTCTTGACAGAAAACCTGATGGGAGCCGGTATTGGCTGAAAGGGGAGGCCGATGGGATGGAGGAAAGAGATGTGGATCGGAAAAAGGAATTGAAGCTGCAGTATAAGGAAATGAAAACCGAGGGCGGGGTTTATCAAATCAAAAATATAAAAAATCAAAAGATGTTTGTAACTGCGACTCCAAATTTAAGAACCATTAACGGAAGAAAATTTTCTTTAAAAAATAGAGGGCATAAAAACAAAGAGCTTCAAGAGGAATGGAATCAATTTGGCGAAGATGCCTTTGTATTTGAGGTGCTTGAGGTTCTGGAAGAGAAAAAAGAAGGTTACTTTAATAAAAAGGATGAGTTGGAAAAATTGGAGGAAAAATGGCTTGAAAAGCTGCAGCCATATGGAGAGCGCGGTTACAATAAAGAGAAAAAAAGAGGGAAATCCAAGCGGACTCCCGGAAAGCCAATCTCCGGCTAG
- a CDS encoding ABC transporter ATP-binding protein, protein MENIIELKNVRKIYRMGSEKVIALDNVSLTIGKGEFCCLLGTSGSGKSTLLNLMAGLERPTKGEIKIKKYALGKMDETRLTRLRQKYIGFVFQSYNLLETLTALENVNLPLVFKGIPKHIREKKARKMLEAVGLGKRLQHKPSQMSGGQQQRVSIARAFVANPEIVFADEPTGNLDSKTTLEVIGLITSLARQHNQTLIIVTHDHEISEYADKIVHIKDGNIDYIKNNERKRERGSLL, encoded by the coding sequence ATGGAAAATATTATTGAACTGAAAAATGTGCGGAAAATATACCGAATGGGCAGTGAAAAGGTGATAGCCCTCGACAATGTAAGCCTCACCATTGGCAAGGGGGAATTCTGCTGTCTTTTAGGCACTTCAGGTTCGGGAAAATCCACGCTGTTAAACCTAATGGCCGGTCTGGAAAGACCAACGAAGGGTGAAATAAAAATCAAAAAATATGCCCTGGGGAAAATGGATGAAACCCGGCTAACCCGATTGCGGCAGAAATATATCGGCTTCGTGTTTCAGTCTTATAACCTCCTGGAAACCCTCACCGCTCTGGAGAATGTAAACCTGCCCCTGGTTTTTAAAGGCATACCCAAACATATCAGAGAGAAAAAAGCTCGAAAGATGCTGGAGGCCGTGGGACTTGGGAAACGTTTGCAGCACAAGCCATCACAGATGAGCGGAGGCCAGCAGCAAAGGGTGAGCATCGCCAGGGCTTTCGTCGCCAACCCGGAGATTGTCTTTGCCGATGAACCCACGGGAAACCTGGATTCCAAGACTACCCTGGAGGTTATAGGACTGATCACCTCCCTGGCCAGGCAACACAACCAAACCCTGATTATTGTGACTCATGACCACGAGATTTCCGAGTATGCGGACAAAATCGTCCACATTAAAGACGGGAATATCGATTACATAAAAAATAATGAAAGAAAGAGGGAAAGAGGTTCGCTATTATGA
- a CDS encoding CARDB domain-containing protein, whose product MSKRLLITLTVLLMTFYNILILPAGEDRSQIRFNDSVAEAAYGSSDNLDSNNRPILIIKNISYAPETVEAGNETTVTVTLTNDSNKAAKDIKITLTGLKSDEFTLAEKSDTKYLKSLGANRDTKLEFSLLASAKMTSGNYSLGVSASYQDEQQQSYTDDYNVFIKVQGKEKNADVAINNIIVTPKEVKSNESFSLTFTVKNNGKTRADNIKVSVKGDEGILSKSPDIQMIESLEPGKSHAADFTLFAGGDELKSKHYNIQISLEYEDAAKGDAKVTVNQYTGVNVNTSNGKLIPKIIINSYRFKPVVVRAGERFSLEMSFLNTSSARTVNNIKVYLTGIDSDKEGKIVFTPVGSSNTFFIDSIKPKGIAGRNLIMYTIPNAEPQTYTVTANIEYQDEDGTEHKATELIGIPVIQQSQLTAGEISLPPEAFIGEPTPISLEFYNTGKTKLNNVMVRVNGDFDVQEKQLFVGNFDSGSYDYFETNIIPTKAGQLNGEIIFTFDDPSGEPQEYVREFTVNAVEAPPFDPSEQMPEEKTNEGRNLLTKALKNKSFWAGLGVGLAVTIIAGIVLSKKKRKQSIEFNEDE is encoded by the coding sequence ATGAGTAAAAGATTGCTGATTACTTTAACGGTTTTGCTAATGACCTTTTATAATATATTAATCCTGCCCGCCGGGGAAGATCGGTCCCAGATCCGCTTTAACGATTCGGTGGCCGAGGCGGCTTACGGAAGCAGTGACAATTTGGATAGCAACAACAGACCCATCTTGATAATTAAGAACATCAGTTACGCCCCCGAAACCGTTGAGGCGGGCAACGAGACAACCGTCACCGTCACCCTCACCAACGACAGCAACAAAGCGGCCAAAGACATTAAGATCACTCTTACCGGGCTGAAAAGCGATGAGTTTACCCTTGCAGAAAAATCGGATACCAAGTATTTAAAAAGCCTCGGCGCAAACCGGGATACCAAACTTGAATTTTCCCTTCTCGCCTCGGCAAAGATGACCAGCGGAAATTACAGCCTGGGTGTCAGCGCCAGCTATCAGGATGAACAGCAACAAAGTTATACAGACGACTATAATGTATTCATTAAAGTGCAGGGCAAGGAAAAAAACGCCGATGTAGCCATCAATAACATCATTGTAACGCCCAAGGAGGTCAAATCCAACGAAAGCTTTTCCCTCACCTTCACGGTGAAGAACAATGGAAAAACACGGGCGGATAACATCAAGGTGTCGGTCAAAGGCGACGAGGGCATCCTTTCCAAGTCTCCCGACATCCAAATGATCGAAAGCCTGGAACCGGGCAAGTCCCACGCGGCGGATTTCACGCTGTTTGCCGGTGGCGACGAACTTAAGTCCAAGCATTACAACATCCAGATTAGCTTGGAATACGAGGATGCGGCCAAGGGCGACGCCAAGGTGACGGTGAACCAGTACACGGGGGTTAACGTCAATACCTCCAATGGCAAGCTGATCCCTAAAATCATCATCAACAGCTACCGCTTTAAACCTGTGGTCGTACGGGCCGGAGAGCGGTTTAGCCTGGAGATGTCCTTCCTTAATACCAGCAGCGCCAGAACCGTCAATAATATCAAGGTATATCTGACCGGCATCGACTCGGACAAGGAAGGAAAGATCGTCTTTACACCGGTAGGCAGCAGCAACACCTTTTTTATCGATTCCATCAAGCCGAAGGGCATAGCCGGAAGAAACCTGATTATGTATACTATCCCCAATGCGGAGCCCCAAACTTATACGGTAACCGCCAACATTGAGTATCAAGATGAGGATGGAACGGAGCACAAGGCCACCGAACTAATCGGCATCCCCGTTATCCAGCAGTCCCAGCTTACTGCCGGGGAGATCAGCCTGCCGCCGGAAGCCTTTATCGGAGAACCCACGCCGATCAGCTTAGAGTTTTATAACACGGGCAAGACCAAGCTCAATAATGTAATGGTTCGGGTTAATGGGGACTTCGACGTACAGGAAAAACAGTTATTTGTCGGTAATTTCGATTCGGGATCCTACGATTATTTCGAGACCAATATCATCCCGACCAAAGCAGGGCAATTGAACGGGGAGATTATCTTTACCTTTGACGACCCATCAGGGGAACCCCAGGAGTACGTAAGGGAGTTTACCGTTAACGCCGTCGAAGCGCCTCCATTCGATCCCTCCGAGCAAATGCCCGAGGAGAAAACGAACGAGGGCCGGAACCTCCTCACAAAAGCACTTAAAAATAAGTCCTTCTGGGCAGGCCTGGGGGTCGGACTTGCTGTCACGATAATAGCAGGTATTGTGCTCTCCAAAAAGAAAAGAAAGCAGAGTATAGAGTTTAATGAAGATGAATAA
- a CDS encoding FtsX-like permease family protein produces MKMNNIDLLAMTLKNLLRRRVRTMLTVTGVLIGTASIIIMVSIGIGMNEGFKEELGRMGSLNTINVRSSSDGMYMAVAPEQNEGMGRDQKEQQKLDDKAMVLFAKIPEVEAVIPFMEVSGKLLAGKHLAHVQLQGVDPGQMDKLQLTAGEGRLLESSDNLNLLFGAEIKNFFHNPRAHQYAPAEIDLMKDRLTLSLDMSYGESHQDSDSDSDSGGKSSKGYAVKGIGILEEGNFENDYNVFMPMEQLKKMVRDHNRGKKQNEVIKFDEYSKVLVKVKDINDVQKVQQQIKDEGFNADSLTDILESMQKTAAGIQKVLGVIGAVSLLIAAIGITNTMVMSIYERTREIGVMKVIGASLGDIRKLFLLESGMIGFFGGIIGVAFSYGVSYLLNTTGFVLFDTWGMQEGPGNTSIIPLWLAASALAFTSLIGLISGYYPARRAMNLSALEAIKKE; encoded by the coding sequence ATGAAGATGAATAATATTGATTTATTGGCCATGACCTTGAAAAACCTCCTGCGGCGGAGAGTCCGAACGATGCTCACCGTAACGGGTGTATTAATCGGCACCGCCTCCATTATCATTATGGTTTCTATCGGCATCGGCATGAATGAGGGTTTTAAAGAAGAGCTCGGCCGCATGGGCAGCCTAAACACTATTAACGTCCGCTCTTCCTCGGACGGCATGTATATGGCTGTGGCGCCGGAGCAAAACGAAGGTATGGGAAGGGATCAAAAAGAGCAACAGAAGCTGGATGATAAGGCGATGGTCCTGTTTGCCAAAATCCCGGAGGTTGAAGCGGTGATTCCCTTTATGGAGGTCTCCGGCAAGCTGCTTGCGGGAAAACACCTCGCCCATGTGCAGCTCCAGGGAGTCGACCCCGGCCAGATGGACAAACTTCAACTTACCGCCGGCGAGGGCCGGCTGCTGGAGAGCAGCGACAACCTCAACTTGCTGTTTGGCGCCGAAATCAAGAATTTCTTTCACAATCCACGGGCACACCAATATGCGCCGGCTGAGATTGATCTGATGAAAGATAGGCTCACCTTGTCTCTGGATATGTCCTACGGGGAATCCCACCAAGACAGCGACAGCGACAGTGACAGCGGCGGCAAGTCCTCCAAAGGCTATGCAGTAAAAGGGATCGGAATTCTGGAGGAAGGCAATTTTGAAAACGATTACAATGTATTTATGCCTATGGAACAACTAAAAAAGATGGTACGGGATCATAACCGGGGCAAGAAACAAAATGAGGTCATAAAGTTCGACGAATACTCCAAAGTACTGGTTAAAGTAAAAGATATCAATGATGTCCAAAAGGTCCAGCAGCAAATCAAGGATGAGGGATTTAATGCGGACAGTCTGACCGATATTCTGGAATCTATGCAAAAAACCGCGGCCGGAATCCAAAAGGTGCTTGGAGTTATCGGCGCCGTCTCCCTTTTAATCGCCGCGATAGGCATAACCAACACCATGGTTATGTCCATCTACGAAAGAACAAGGGAAATCGGCGTCATGAAGGTGATTGGCGCCTCCCTGGGGGATATCAGAAAACTGTTCCTGCTCGAATCCGGGATGATCGGCTTCTTTGGGGGAATAATCGGCGTCGCCTTCAGCTACGGGGTTTCCTATCTCTTGAACACGACCGGTTTCGTATTATTCGACACGTGGGGCATGCAGGAGGGGCCGGGAAACACATCAATCATTCCCCTATGGCTGGCGGCGAGCGCTCTGGCCTTTACCAGCCTGATCGGCTTGATTTCAGGCTATTACCCGGCCCGAAGGGCAATGAATCTCAGCGCCCTGGAAGCTATCAAAAAAGAGTAA
- a CDS encoding transcriptional regulator, with protein sequence MGVVESILDFLLILLVVNGLFNYWAFLRAKKEAARVQEEKAKLKPEVEEEIEMVTDNICGCTLPKSEAYVLIKDDQRHYFCSWDCREKFIETCL encoded by the coding sequence ATGGGAGTTGTTGAAAGTATACTAGATTTCCTATTAATTTTATTGGTAGTAAACGGCTTATTTAATTATTGGGCTTTTTTACGAGCGAAGAAAGAAGCCGCCAGGGTACAGGAAGAAAAGGCTAAATTAAAACCCGAAGTTGAAGAAGAAATTGAAATGGTAACTGATAATATTTGTGGCTGTACTTTGCCGAAGTCGGAAGCATATGTATTAATCAAGGATGATCAGAGACATTATTTCTGCAGCTGGGATTGTAGAGAAAAATTTATAGAAACCTGTCTCTGA
- a CDS encoding MarR family transcriptional regulator — MSKQEKIIEFDVLLHELVRYTSCQLKGLLNDLVTPTQFFLLKLIATNESCKAADIAHILDISPAAATTILERLYKNGWIERDRSDKDRRIVWLKLTETGTKLLSDTEAARFQLLVKQFDNITEGEIDKICEVFKILLNMS; from the coding sequence TTGAGCAAACAGGAAAAAATAATTGAGTTTGATGTGTTATTGCATGAACTGGTTAGATACACCAGCTGCCAATTAAAAGGTCTCTTGAATGATCTTGTGACGCCAACTCAATTTTTTTTACTTAAACTTATTGCAACCAACGAGAGTTGCAAGGCGGCGGATATTGCTCATATTTTAGATATTTCTCCGGCTGCCGCTACTACAATACTTGAAAGACTTTATAAAAACGGTTGGATTGAGAGGGATAGATCCGATAAAGACAGGCGTATCGTGTGGCTTAAATTGACTGAGACGGGAACAAAACTACTATCTGATACTGAAGCTGCAAGGTTTCAACTATTGGTGAAACAGTTCGATAATATAACTGAAGGGGAAATAGATAAGATATGTGAGGTCTTTAAGATACTGTTGAATATGTCTTAA
- a CDS encoding transketolase family protein encodes MTKKIATREAYGAALVELGQKNPAVVVLDADLSKSTKTYDFSKNFPERFFNTGIAEQNMMGTAAGLAAAGKVAFASTFAVFATGRVYDQIRNSIAYPRLNVKIGATHAGITVGEDGASHQSVEDIALMRCLPNMTVFVPADAEETRAAVLAAAEMDGPVYIRLGRSGVPVLHDKSKFNFVPGRAITLREGKDAVIIACGIMVSAALEAAEQLADRGISVQVLDMHTIKPLDMEAVVEAARVTGAVVTAEEHSINGGLGGAVAEVLAENYPVPMRRVGVRDTFGESGKPQELLDKYGLTSADLVRAVQEVLKRKGK; translated from the coding sequence ATGACTAAGAAGATTGCCACCCGGGAAGCGTATGGCGCGGCACTGGTGGAATTGGGGCAAAAAAACCCGGCCGTTGTGGTGCTTGATGCCGACTTATCCAAGTCCACTAAAACCTACGATTTTAGCAAGAACTTTCCGGAGCGTTTTTTTAATACCGGTATTGCCGAACAAAATATGATGGGCACTGCAGCCGGCTTGGCCGCGGCGGGCAAAGTAGCTTTTGCCAGTACATTTGCCGTGTTTGCCACCGGGCGGGTGTACGACCAGATCAGGAACAGTATCGCTTACCCGCGTCTGAATGTTAAAATAGGGGCCACTCACGCCGGTATTACCGTGGGCGAGGACGGAGCGTCTCACCAATCGGTGGAGGATATTGCACTAATGCGCTGTTTGCCTAATATGACCGTTTTTGTACCCGCCGATGCCGAGGAAACCAGGGCGGCGGTGCTGGCCGCGGCGGAAATGGACGGGCCTGTTTACATAAGATTGGGACGTTCCGGGGTGCCTGTGCTGCATGATAAAAGTAAATTTAATTTTGTGCCGGGACGGGCGATAACTTTGCGGGAGGGAAAGGACGCTGTTATCATTGCCTGTGGTATTATGGTGAGCGCTGCCCTGGAAGCGGCGGAACAGCTGGCTGACCGGGGTATTTCCGTGCAAGTATTGGATATGCACACAATAAAGCCCCTGGACATGGAGGCGGTGGTAGAAGCGGCCCGGGTAACGGGCGCGGTGGTCACTGCGGAAGAACATAGTATCAACGGGGGGCTGGGCGGCGCCGTGGCCGAGGTGCTGGCGGAAAATTACCCTGTGCCCATGCGCCGTGTAGGTGTGCGGGATACCTTCGGTGAATCCGGCAAGCCTCAGGAATTGTTGGATAAGTACGGTCTTACTTCCGCCGATTTGGTTCGGGCGGTGCAAGAGGTGCTAAAACGTAAAGGTAAGTAG
- a CDS encoding transketolase, whose translation MSGQAERLAQLRDRARQIRRHIVSMVGEAGSGHPGGSLSAADIVAALYFDVMRLDPRNPGWPERDRFVLSKGHAAPVLYAALAERGYFPVEDLRTLRKLGSPLQGHPDMRKVPGVEMSTGSLGQGLSAANGMALAGKLDGKDYRVFVLLGDGEIEEGQIWEAAMAAAHYKLDNITAFLDCNGLQIDGPTGEVMSPEPLADKWRAFGWDVQEIDGHDMEQILAAVARARDTGEKPGIIIARTVKGKGVSFMENEVGWHGAAPKPEQVEKALAEL comes from the coding sequence ATGAGTGGACAAGCGGAAAGACTGGCGCAGCTGCGTGATCGGGCCCGGCAGATCAGACGCCATATTGTTTCGATGGTGGGTGAGGCCGGTTCCGGCCACCCGGGCGGTTCATTATCGGCGGCCGATATAGTGGCCGCACTGTATTTTGACGTTATGCGCCTGGACCCCCGCAATCCGGGTTGGCCGGAGCGTGACCGTTTTGTTTTATCCAAGGGACACGCTGCGCCGGTACTGTACGCAGCCCTGGCCGAGCGGGGTTATTTCCCGGTGGAGGATTTGCGGACATTGCGTAAATTAGGCAGCCCGCTTCAAGGACACCCTGATATGCGCAAGGTGCCCGGAGTGGAAATGTCCACCGGCTCATTGGGTCAGGGACTATCCGCGGCCAACGGCATGGCCCTGGCCGGCAAATTGGACGGTAAAGATTACCGCGTGTTTGTGCTGTTGGGGGACGGTGAAATAGAGGAGGGGCAGATATGGGAGGCCGCTATGGCTGCCGCCCACTATAAATTGGATAACATTACCGCCTTTTTGGATTGTAACGGATTGCAAATCGACGGTCCCACCGGCGAGGTAATGTCTCCCGAACCGCTGGCCGATAAATGGCGCGCTTTTGGTTGGGATGTGCAAGAGATTGATGGTCATGATATGGAGCAAATACTGGCTGCTGTTGCCCGGGCCCGGGACACCGGCGAAAAGCCCGGTATAATTATTGCCCGGACAGTAAAGGGCAAGGGCGTTTCTTTTATGGAAAACGAGGTGGGTTGGCACGGTGCCGCGCCCAAGCCCGAGCAGGTAGAAAAAGCGCTGGCTGAGCTATAG
- a CDS encoding YitT family protein, which produces MSWKMLTGAFWVTIGVVITALGLDLFLVPNKIAAGGTSGIATILHYLIGTPVGMTMLALDIPLYALGIYRLGLGFGLRSLYGSVSLAILVDVFSLFVPVPTRDPLLASLFGGVLIGLGLGLVFRFRGTTGGTDLAAAIMRTYTGINIGQLLFLVDGIVVLAAGLVFRSWELALYALITIFIAARVIDMVQEGISYAKAFFIISNHTDIISGRVLKDLDRGATALKGRGLFTGSDREVILTVVNRSEVSRLKEMVYEVDPRAFIILADVREVLGEGFKEYGGEK; this is translated from the coding sequence ATGTCTTGGAAAATGCTGACCGGAGCTTTTTGGGTGACTATAGGGGTGGTCATTACCGCCCTGGGCCTGGATTTGTTTCTGGTGCCCAATAAGATTGCCGCCGGTGGAACGAGCGGTATTGCCACTATATTGCATTATTTGATCGGCACTCCGGTGGGTATGACCATGTTGGCGCTGGACATACCGCTGTATGCCTTGGGTATATACAGACTGGGGCTGGGCTTTGGGCTCAGGTCACTGTATGGATCCGTAAGTCTTGCGATATTGGTAGACGTATTCAGTTTATTTGTACCCGTTCCCACCAGAGATCCGCTTCTGGCCAGTTTGTTCGGGGGCGTGCTGATAGGACTGGGGTTGGGATTGGTTTTCCGTTTTCGCGGTACTACTGGGGGAACCGATCTGGCTGCGGCTATCATGCGCACCTATACGGGTATTAATATCGGCCAGCTGCTTTTCTTGGTGGACGGTATTGTGGTGCTGGCCGCAGGTCTGGTTTTCCGGTCCTGGGAGCTGGCTTTGTACGCCTTGATTACCATATTTATTGCCGCCCGGGTAATTGATATGGTCCAGGAAGGTATTAGCTATGCCAAGGCGTTTTTTATTATTTCCAATCATACCGATATTATTTCCGGCAGGGTGTTAAAGGACCTGGACCGGGGCGCCACCGCGCTTAAGGGCCGGGGGCTGTTCACGGGCAGTGACCGGGAAGTTATATTAACCGTGGTCAACCGTTCGGAGGTCAGCCGGCTTAAGGAAATGGTCTACGAAGTCGATCCCCGGGCCTTTATCATATTGGCGGATGTGCGGGAGGTGCTTGGGGAGGGCTTTAAAGAGTACGGCGGTGAAAAATAG
- the prfB gene encoding peptide chain release factor 2 (programmed frameshift), with translation MFSELRREVEPLKKRIADLGLLFDIAGKEQKIAELENEMTREGFWDEQSRVQEVTQTVTNLKERITAFGGLYGTMEDLEVLIDLGEEEDDGSLAEEGADVLADLRRQVADLELQVMLSGPYDTGNAIVSMHAGAGGTEAQDWVAMLLRMFTRWAENRRFKVNLLDMLPGDEAGVKSVTFSVAGQNAFGYLRSEKGVHRLVRISPFDAAGRRHTSFASVDVLPEVQDDIDIQIDPEDLKIDTYRSGGAGGQHVNKTDSAVRITHLPTGIVVQCQNERSQLSNRNTAMKLLKAKMVDLEMQKKEAEMAQMRGENKEIAWGSQIRSYVFHPYSLVKDHRTGVEVGNVDAVMDGELDEFITAYLREQARSG, from the exons TTGTTCAGTGAATTGCGCAGAGAAGTTGAGCCTTTGAAGAAACGCATTGCAGATTTG GGGCTTCTCTTTGACATAGCCGGCAAAGAGCAAAAGATAGCCGAGCTGGAGAATGAAATGACCCGGGAGGGATTCTGGGATGAACAGTCCCGGGTCCAGGAAGTTACGCAAACCGTTACTAATTTGAAGGAACGTATAACTGCTTTCGGCGGGCTTTACGGAACCATGGAAGATTTGGAAGTGCTCATTGACCTGGGTGAAGAGGAAGATGACGGCAGTTTGGCGGAGGAGGGCGCTGACGTTTTGGCCGATTTGCGCCGGCAGGTGGCCGACCTGGAACTGCAGGTGATGCTCAGTGGTCCGTATGACACCGGCAATGCTATTGTGTCCATGCATGCCGGGGCCGGGGGTACTGAGGCGCAGGATTGGGTGGCTATGCTGCTGCGCATGTTCACCCGCTGGGCGGAAAACCGCCGTTTTAAAGTTAACCTTCTGGATATGCTGCCTGGCGACGAAGCAGGCGTTAAAAGCGTTACTTTTTCAGTAGCGGGTCAAAATGCTTTTGGCTATTTGAGATCTGAAAAGGGGGTGCACCGGTTGGTGCGTATTTCCCCGTTTGATGCCGCGGGCCGGCGGCATACTTCCTTTGCTTCGGTGGATGTGCTGCCCGAGGTGCAGGACGATATTGATATACAAATTGACCCCGAAGACCTTAAAATTGATACCTATCGCTCCGGGGGAGCCGGCGGGCAGCATGTAAACAAGACGGATTCGGCGGTGCGTATCACTCACCTGCCCACCGGCATAGTGGTGCAGTGTCAGAATGAACGGTCCCAGCTCTCCAACCGCAATACCGCCATGAAGCTGCTCAAGGCCAAGATGGTTGACCTGGAAATGCAGAAAAAGGAAGCCGAGATGGCCCAAATGCGCGGTGAAAATAAAGAAATAGCCTGGGGCAGTCAAATCCGCTCTTACGTGTTTCACCCCTATTCGCTGGTCAAGGATCATCGTACCGGGGTGGAGGTGGGCAACGTGGATGCCGTGATGGACGGTGAGCTGGACGAGTTTATCACTGCCTACCTGCGGGAGCAGGCTCGCAGCGGGTAA